One Nocardia farcinica genomic region harbors:
- a CDS encoding MmcQ/YjbR family DNA-binding protein encodes MTLTWQDVVTMATELPEVAESTWWRSPGLKVAGKGFARLRVEAEGGLALRCDLAEKHALLASGDPAFYATPHYDGSPYILVDLDRVDEGRLRELLDAAWWLAAPAAARRRRERAADTA; translated from the coding sequence ATGACGCTGACCTGGCAGGACGTGGTGACGATGGCGACCGAGCTGCCCGAGGTCGCCGAGTCGACGTGGTGGCGCTCGCCCGGGTTGAAGGTGGCGGGCAAGGGCTTCGCGCGGCTGCGGGTGGAGGCCGAGGGCGGGCTGGCGCTGCGCTGCGACCTGGCGGAAAAGCACGCGCTACTCGCCTCCGGCGACCCGGCGTTCTACGCCACCCCGCACTACGACGGCAGCCCCTATATCCTCGTCGACCTGGACCGGGTCGACGAGGGCCGGCTGCGCGAGCTGCTCGACGCCGCCTGGTGGCTCGCCGCTCCCGCCGCCGCCCGCCGCAGGCGCGAACGCGCGGCCGACACCGCCTAG
- the metK gene encoding methionine adenosyltransferase has translation MRTSGSRLFTSESVTEGHPDKICDAISDSILDALLAEDPRSRVAVETLVTTGQVHVAGEVTTSAYADIPRIVREKVLEIGYDSSAKGFDGNSCGVNIAIGAQSPDIAQGVDTSHEARVGGTDDEIAKQGAGDQGLMFGYATTDTPELMPLPIALAHRLSRKLTEVRKTGVLPYLRPDGKTQVTIEYDGDRPVRLDTVVISTQHAADIDLDNLLAPDIREKVVDAVLADLDLPSPLDTSDIRLLVNPTGKFVLGGPMGDAGLTGRKIIVDTYGGMARHGGGAFSGKDPSKVDRSAAYAMRWVAKNVVAAGLSERVEVQVAYAIGKAAPVGLFVETFGTEKVDPARIAAAITEVFDLRPGAIIRDLDLLRPIYAPTAAYGHFGRTDIDLPWEHTDRADKLRAAAGL, from the coding sequence ATGCGCACGTCTGGCAGCCGCCTATTCACCAGTGAGTCCGTGACCGAGGGTCACCCGGACAAGATCTGTGACGCGATCAGCGATTCCATCCTCGACGCGTTGCTCGCCGAGGACCCGCGCAGCCGGGTCGCGGTGGAGACCCTCGTGACCACCGGTCAGGTGCACGTCGCGGGCGAGGTCACCACCTCCGCCTACGCCGACATTCCGCGGATCGTGCGGGAGAAGGTCCTCGAGATCGGATACGACTCCTCGGCAAAGGGTTTCGACGGCAACTCCTGCGGCGTGAACATCGCCATCGGCGCGCAGTCGCCCGATATCGCGCAGGGTGTGGACACCTCGCACGAGGCCCGGGTGGGCGGCACCGACGACGAGATCGCCAAGCAGGGCGCCGGTGACCAGGGCCTGATGTTCGGCTACGCCACCACCGACACCCCCGAGCTGATGCCGCTGCCGATCGCGCTGGCGCACCGCCTCTCGCGCAAGCTCACCGAGGTCCGCAAGACCGGCGTGCTGCCCTACCTGCGCCCGGACGGCAAGACCCAGGTCACCATCGAATACGACGGCGATCGCCCGGTCCGGCTGGACACCGTGGTCATCTCCACCCAGCACGCCGCCGACATCGACTTGGACAACCTGCTCGCTCCCGACATCAGGGAGAAGGTCGTCGACGCGGTGCTCGCCGACCTGGACCTGCCCAGCCCCTTGGACACCTCCGACATCCGGCTGCTGGTCAACCCCACCGGCAAGTTCGTGCTCGGCGGCCCGATGGGCGACGCCGGCCTGACCGGCCGCAAGATCATCGTCGACACCTACGGCGGCATGGCCCGCCACGGCGGCGGCGCCTTCTCGGGCAAGGACCCGTCGAAGGTCGACCGGTCGGCCGCCTACGCCATGCGCTGGGTCGCCAAGAACGTCGTGGCCGCCGGCCTGTCCGAGCGGGTCGAGGTGCAGGTCGCCTACGCGATCGGCAAGGCCGCCCCGGTCGGTCTGTTCGTCGAGACCTTCGGCACCGAGAAGGTGGATCCGGCGCGTATCGCGGCCGCGATCACCGAGGTGTTCGACCTGCGTCCCGGCGCGATCATCCGCGACCTGGACCTGCTGCGCCCGATCTACGCGCCGACCGCGGCCTACGGGCACTTCGGCCGCACCGACATCGATCTGCCCTGGGAGCACACCGATCGCGCGGACAAGCTGCGCGCGGCCGCCGGACTCTAG
- the rpoZ gene encoding DNA-directed RNA polymerase subunit omega — translation MSDTKTAPAYDTPIGLTNPPIDELLERTSSKYALVIYAAKRARQINDYYNQLGDGILEYVGPLVEPGLQEKPLSVALREIHADLLEHSEGE, via the coding sequence GTGAGCGACACCAAGACCGCGCCCGCGTACGACACCCCGATCGGTCTGACCAACCCCCCGATCGACGAGCTGCTCGAGCGCACGTCGTCGAAGTACGCGCTGGTCATCTACGCGGCCAAGCGGGCACGGCAGATCAACGACTACTACAACCAGCTCGGCGACGGCATCCTCGAATACGTCGGCCCGCTGGTCGAGCCCGGCCTGCAGGAGAAGCCGCTGTCGGTCGCGCTGCGCGAGATCCACGCCGACCTGCTCGAGCACTCCGAAGGCGAGTGA
- the coaBC gene encoding bifunctional phosphopantothenoylcysteine decarboxylase/phosphopantothenate--cysteine ligase CoaBC, which produces MSTRIVVGVGGGIAAYKACALIRRFTETGHQVRVIPTESALQFVGKATFEALSGNPVHTDVFTDVPEVPHVRLGQEADLVVIAPATADLMARAAHGRADDLLTATLLTARCPVLFAPAMHTEMWEHPATQANVETLRRHGAVVMEPASGRLTGTDTGPGRLPEPEEIFGLASLLQERQDAVPRDLVGRRLVITAGGTREPLDPVRFLGNRSSGKQGYALARVAAQRGAQVTLIAGNTIEMAAPAAVELVHITTAEQLKTAVDKHAVGADAVIMAAAVADFRPTNVAAAKIKKGAGEPDVIPLTKTDDILAGLVQSRRDGQLPGTAIVGFAAETGDEHGDVLTHARAKLARKGCDLLVVNAVGEGKAFEVDTNDGWLLGADGTEQALDHGSKALLASRVLDALAPLLRS; this is translated from the coding sequence GTGAGCACACGCATCGTCGTCGGCGTCGGCGGCGGGATCGCCGCCTACAAGGCCTGCGCGTTGATCCGGCGGTTCACCGAGACCGGTCATCAGGTCCGGGTGATCCCCACCGAGTCGGCGCTGCAGTTCGTCGGCAAGGCCACCTTCGAGGCGCTGTCCGGGAATCCGGTGCACACCGACGTGTTCACCGATGTACCCGAAGTGCCGCACGTCCGGCTCGGGCAGGAGGCCGACCTCGTCGTCATCGCCCCCGCCACGGCGGACCTGATGGCCCGCGCGGCACACGGCCGCGCCGACGACCTGCTCACCGCCACCCTGCTCACCGCCCGATGTCCGGTGCTGTTCGCGCCCGCGATGCACACCGAGATGTGGGAGCACCCCGCCACCCAGGCCAACGTCGAGACCCTGCGCAGGCACGGCGCCGTCGTGATGGAGCCCGCCTCCGGCAGGCTCACCGGCACCGACACCGGCCCGGGCAGGCTGCCGGAGCCGGAGGAGATCTTCGGCCTCGCGTCGCTGCTGCAGGAACGGCAGGACGCCGTGCCGCGCGACCTGGTCGGCCGCCGCCTGGTGATCACCGCGGGCGGCACCCGCGAACCGCTGGACCCGGTCCGGTTCCTGGGCAACCGCAGCTCCGGCAAACAGGGCTATGCCCTGGCCAGGGTGGCGGCCCAGCGCGGTGCGCAGGTGACCCTCATCGCGGGCAACACCATCGAGATGGCGGCGCCCGCCGCGGTCGAGCTGGTGCACATCACCACCGCCGAACAGCTCAAGACCGCGGTCGACAAGCACGCCGTCGGCGCCGACGCGGTGATCATGGCCGCGGCGGTGGCCGATTTCCGGCCGACCAACGTCGCGGCCGCCAAGATCAAGAAGGGTGCCGGCGAGCCGGACGTCATCCCGCTGACCAAGACCGACGACATTCTCGCCGGGCTGGTCCAGTCCCGCCGGGACGGCCAGCTGCCCGGCACCGCGATCGTCGGGTTCGCCGCCGAGACCGGCGACGAACACGGCGATGTGCTCACCCACGCGCGGGCCAAGCTGGCCCGCAAGGGGTGCGATCTGCTGGTGGTCAACGCCGTGGGCGAGGGCAAGGCCTTCGAGGTGGACACCAACGACGGCTGGCTGCTCGGCGCCGACGGCACCGAACAGGCGCTCGACCACGGTTCCAAGGCGCTGCTGGCCAGCCGGGTACTCGACGCGCTGGCGCCCCTGCTGCGCTCCTGA
- a CDS encoding PadR family transcriptional regulator: MEHEHHHRRRGFGRGPHGFDPERHPHRRGPRHGFGPEFGPGHGFGPGFGPHIGRGRGRGGRGRRGDVRAAVLLLLTERPMHGYELIQQIRERSDDIWRPSPGSIYPALAQLEDEGLVLIDKVAGRKTAKLTEAGTAYVTEHRDELGDPWADVKNDVGAQAIDLRALVGQLMGAVAQVAAVGTPEQAGKAAEVLTEARRSLYRILAEDDAPES, encoded by the coding sequence ATGGAACACGAACATCACCACCGCCGTCGCGGCTTCGGCCGCGGACCGCACGGCTTCGACCCGGAACGCCACCCGCATCGCCGGGGTCCGCGACACGGTTTCGGTCCGGAATTCGGACCCGGCCACGGTTTCGGACCGGGCTTCGGTCCGCACATCGGCCGGGGTCGCGGACGCGGCGGCCGTGGCCGCCGCGGCGACGTCCGCGCGGCCGTGCTGCTGCTGCTCACCGAGCGGCCGATGCACGGCTACGAACTCATCCAGCAGATCCGCGAGCGCAGCGACGACATCTGGCGGCCGAGCCCCGGATCGATCTACCCCGCTCTGGCGCAACTGGAGGACGAGGGCCTGGTCCTCATCGACAAGGTCGCCGGCCGCAAGACCGCCAAGCTGACCGAGGCGGGCACCGCCTATGTGACCGAACACCGCGACGAACTCGGCGACCCGTGGGCCGATGTCAAGAACGACGTGGGCGCCCAGGCCATCGACCTGCGGGCGTTGGTCGGTCAGCTGATGGGTGCGGTCGCCCAGGTCGCCGCCGTCGGTACCCCCGAGCAGGCGGGCAAGGCGGCCGAGGTGCTCACCGAGGCCCGCAGGTCGCTGTATCGCATCCTCGCCGAGGACGACGCACCCGAATCGTGA
- the gmk gene encoding guanylate kinase, giving the protein MVEHTRKGRLVVLVGPSAVGKSTVVRCVRERLPELVFSVSATTRAPRPGEVDGRDYRFVTRAEFDAMIEAGELLEWAEIHGGLQRSGTPAAPVREALAAGKNVLLEVDLEGARSVRKVMPEARLVFLAPPSWDELVARLTARGTETPEVIARRLETARIELAACDEFDNVIVNDEVTSACEQLVSLFVSTNSR; this is encoded by the coding sequence GTGGTCGAACACACGCGGAAGGGTCGGCTGGTCGTGCTGGTCGGCCCCTCGGCCGTGGGGAAATCGACGGTCGTGCGGTGCGTGCGGGAACGCCTGCCCGAACTGGTCTTCAGTGTGTCGGCGACAACCCGGGCCCCCCGGCCCGGGGAGGTCGACGGCCGGGACTACCGGTTCGTCACCCGGGCCGAGTTCGACGCCATGATCGAGGCCGGTGAACTGCTCGAATGGGCGGAGATCCACGGCGGGTTGCAGCGCTCGGGTACCCCTGCCGCCCCGGTGCGCGAGGCACTGGCGGCGGGCAAGAACGTGCTGCTCGAGGTGGATCTCGAAGGGGCGCGCTCGGTGCGCAAGGTCATGCCGGAGGCGCGGCTGGTCTTTCTGGCCCCGCCGAGCTGGGACGAACTCGTCGCCCGGCTCACCGCGCGCGGCACCGAAACACCCGAGGTGATCGCGCGCAGGCTGGAGACCGCCAGGATCGAACTCGCCGCCTGTGACGAGTTCGACAACGTCATCGTGAACGACGAGGTGACCAGCGCCTGCGAGCAGTTGGTATCGTTGTTCGTTAGCACAAATTCGAGATAG
- the fmt gene encoding methionyl-tRNA formyltransferase, with the protein MRLVFAGTPEPAVPSLRRLIASPRHEVVAVVTRPDAVAGRGRKITRSPIAALADEHGIPVLSPRTPAEPEFLDRLTELAPDCCPVVAYGALLPQAALDIPRHGWINLHFSLLPAWRGAAPVQAAINAGEEITGATTFQIEAGLDSGPVYGVVTEKIDVTDTAGTLLERLAETGARLLEATLDGVADGTLQAVPQPTEGVSYAPKVTPEDGRIRWDQPALAVNRRIRAVTPAPGAWTLVGGNRLKLGPVELVEEQLPERVIEVRKSGVFVGTATTAVRLDKVQPQGKKMMPALDWARGARLQPGAVVE; encoded by the coding sequence ATGCGCCTGGTCTTCGCGGGCACGCCCGAACCCGCCGTCCCGTCGCTGCGCCGCCTCATCGCCTCGCCGCGGCACGAGGTGGTCGCCGTGGTCACCCGGCCCGACGCGGTCGCCGGTCGCGGCCGCAAGATCACCCGATCGCCGATCGCGGCACTGGCCGACGAGCACGGCATTCCGGTGCTCTCGCCGCGCACACCCGCCGAACCCGAATTCCTGGACCGGTTGACCGAGCTGGCGCCGGACTGCTGCCCGGTCGTCGCCTACGGTGCCTTGCTGCCCCAGGCCGCCCTGGACATTCCGCGGCACGGCTGGATCAACCTACACTTCTCCCTGCTGCCCGCCTGGCGCGGCGCGGCACCCGTGCAGGCCGCCATCAACGCCGGTGAGGAGATCACCGGCGCCACCACCTTCCAGATCGAGGCCGGCCTCGACAGCGGCCCGGTCTACGGCGTCGTCACCGAGAAGATCGATGTCACCGACACCGCGGGGACGTTGCTCGAACGACTGGCCGAAACCGGCGCCCGGCTGTTGGAGGCCACGCTCGACGGCGTCGCGGACGGCACGCTGCAGGCGGTGCCGCAGCCGACCGAAGGCGTGTCCTACGCGCCGAAGGTCACCCCCGAGGACGGACGGATCCGCTGGGATCAGCCCGCGCTCGCGGTGAACCGGCGCATCCGCGCCGTCACTCCCGCGCCCGGAGCCTGGACGCTCGTCGGCGGTAACCGGCTCAAGCTCGGCCCGGTGGAGCTGGTCGAGGAGCAGCTGCCCGAGCGGGTGATCGAGGTGCGCAAGTCCGGCGTGTTCGTCGGTACCGCCACCACCGCCGTCCGCCTGGACAAGGTGCAGCCCCAGGGCAAGAAGATGATGCCCGCCCTCGACTGGGCCCGCGGCGCCCGCCTACAGCCCGGCGCGGTGGTCGAGTGA
- a CDS encoding RsmB/NOP family class I SAM-dependent RNA methyltransferase — protein MPRRERESRGDARPDAARGSSTARSGRATPGPGSGTQHGGRRGPDGGSGAGGRSRAADADRRSAGRPGRTGPKNAAGRSIDPPREVALEVLRAVRERDAYANLVLPKLLRDRRIDGRDAALATELAYGACRAQGLLDAVIAACAGRPVTQIDGPLLDVLRLGVYQLLRTRIGAHAAVDTSVGLARAEFGTGKSGFVNAVLRQAARRTAQEWVEELAPADPIGKLAFEYAHPVWIAQAFADALGARATELPELLAADDARPTVHLVARPGEITAEELALVTGGEEGRWSPYAVYLEGGDPGGLEPVREGMAAVQDEGSQLVALSLTRAPLDGPDTGRWLDLCAGPGGKAALLGALAAIDGFEVDAVEPAEHRAELVRTATRELPVRVHVADGRDSGLSPGYDRILVDAPCTGLGALRRRPEARWRRGPEDLRALVRLQRELLTAAWDLLRPGGVVVYSTCSPHLAETVSVVADLVRRTDAEQLDTRDLLPGVSDVGDGPAAQLWPHRHGTDAMFMAALRKPR, from the coding sequence ATCCCGCGCCGGGAGCGGGAGTCACGCGGTGACGCGAGGCCGGACGCCGCGCGGGGGTCGTCGACCGCGAGATCCGGGCGCGCGACGCCGGGCCCGGGCTCCGGCACCCAGCACGGTGGGCGCCGTGGCCCGGACGGCGGCTCCGGAGCGGGCGGTCGCTCCCGCGCGGCCGACGCCGATCGGCGCAGCGCCGGACGACCGGGGCGCACCGGACCGAAGAACGCCGCGGGCCGGAGCATCGATCCACCGCGCGAGGTGGCGCTCGAGGTGTTGCGGGCGGTGCGCGAACGTGACGCCTACGCCAACCTCGTCCTCCCGAAGCTGTTGCGCGACAGGCGCATCGACGGGCGGGACGCCGCGCTGGCGACCGAGCTCGCCTACGGTGCCTGCCGCGCGCAGGGGCTGCTCGACGCCGTCATCGCGGCGTGCGCGGGACGGCCGGTCACGCAGATCGACGGGCCGCTGCTCGATGTGCTGCGGTTGGGGGTCTACCAGCTGCTGCGCACCCGGATCGGCGCGCACGCGGCGGTCGACACCTCGGTGGGCTTGGCGCGCGCCGAATTCGGCACGGGCAAGTCCGGATTCGTGAACGCGGTCCTGCGGCAGGCGGCGCGGCGCACGGCGCAGGAATGGGTCGAGGAACTCGCCCCGGCCGACCCGATCGGCAAGCTGGCCTTCGAGTACGCGCATCCGGTGTGGATCGCGCAAGCGTTCGCCGATGCGCTGGGCGCGCGCGCCACCGAACTGCCGGAGCTGCTCGCCGCCGACGACGCACGGCCCACCGTGCATCTGGTGGCCCGCCCCGGCGAGATCACCGCCGAGGAACTGGCGTTGGTGACCGGCGGGGAGGAAGGCCGCTGGTCCCCGTACGCGGTGTACCTGGAAGGCGGCGACCCGGGCGGGCTGGAGCCGGTGCGCGAGGGAATGGCGGCGGTACAGGACGAAGGCAGCCAGCTGGTCGCGCTCAGCCTCACCCGCGCGCCGCTGGACGGTCCCGACACCGGCCGGTGGCTCGACCTCTGCGCCGGGCCCGGCGGCAAGGCCGCGCTGCTGGGTGCGCTGGCCGCGATCGACGGCTTCGAGGTCGACGCCGTCGAACCCGCCGAACACCGCGCCGAGCTGGTGCGCACGGCGACCAGGGAGCTGCCGGTGCGGGTCCACGTGGCCGACGGCAGGGACAGCGGGCTGTCCCCCGGCTACGACCGGATTCTCGTCGACGCGCCCTGCACCGGTCTCGGCGCGTTGCGGCGCAGGCCGGAAGCCCGCTGGCGGCGCGGGCCGGAGGATCTGCGCGCCCTGGTCCGCCTGCAACGCGAATTGCTCACCGCCGCATGGGATCTGCTGCGGCCCGGCGGGGTCGTGGTGTACTCGACCTGTTCACCGCACCTGGCGGAGACGGTATCGGTGGTGGCCGATCTGGTCCGCCGGACCGACGCCGAGCAACTCGACACCAGGGACCTGCTGCCCGGCGTGTCCGACGTCGGTGACGGGCCCGCGGCGCAGCTGTGGCCGCACCGGCACGGCACCGACGCCATGTTCATGGCGGCCCTGCGCAAGCCGCGCTAG
- a CDS encoding esterase/lipase family protein, whose protein sequence is MVERRSRGGSQWLRRATAGVFAVAAILAAATVTAADPGGIGPPEVPTQPGPPQPDHLAAALYQRQHRDVTPSGTNDFGCVPDPERPRPVILAHGTDSSAYSDWSAIGPRLAAAGFCVFALNYGGAPGAQTYGTEDLLASAAQIGVFVDRVRAATGADKVDLVGFSQGATVTRYYVNKLGGAPNVGHWVGLASPTYGGVMYGLVPVAQAIPGLLDAVARVTSLAAVQQAQGSEVMLAVNAGGDTVPGVEYTTVGSRVDEMIQPFENIALRGPGARNLALQDLCPQNLTGHFHMVYDPFVADLLLTVLDPGHAPEPVCEPVPLGTGIPQVIIAGNS, encoded by the coding sequence ATGGTCGAGCGGCGGAGTCGGGGCGGGTCACAATGGCTGCGCCGCGCCACCGCCGGTGTCTTCGCGGTGGCGGCGATCCTCGCCGCGGCCACCGTCACGGCGGCGGACCCCGGCGGCATCGGCCCGCCCGAAGTTCCCACCCAGCCCGGCCCGCCGCAGCCGGACCACCTCGCCGCCGCGCTGTACCAGAGGCAGCACCGCGACGTCACCCCGTCGGGCACCAACGATTTCGGCTGCGTTCCGGATCCGGAGCGGCCGCGGCCGGTGATCCTCGCGCACGGCACCGACTCGAGCGCCTACTCGGACTGGTCGGCGATCGGGCCTCGGCTCGCCGCGGCCGGGTTCTGCGTCTTCGCGCTCAATTACGGTGGCGCGCCGGGCGCCCAGACGTACGGCACCGAGGACCTGCTCGCCAGCGCCGCCCAGATCGGCGTCTTCGTGGACCGGGTGCGCGCGGCCACCGGCGCCGACAAGGTCGATCTGGTGGGATTCTCCCAGGGCGCCACCGTGACTCGCTACTACGTCAACAAGCTCGGCGGCGCACCGAACGTCGGCCACTGGGTCGGCTTGGCCTCGCCGACCTACGGCGGGGTCATGTACGGGCTGGTGCCGGTGGCGCAGGCGATACCCGGCCTGCTCGACGCCGTCGCCCGGGTCACCTCCCTCGCCGCGGTGCAGCAGGCGCAGGGCTCGGAGGTGATGCTCGCGGTCAACGCGGGCGGCGACACCGTCCCCGGCGTCGAGTACACCACCGTGGGCAGCCGGGTGGACGAGATGATCCAGCCCTTCGAGAACATCGCCTTGCGCGGGCCGGGCGCCCGCAATCTGGCGTTGCAGGATCTGTGCCCGCAGAACCTCACCGGCCACTTCCACATGGTGTACGACCCGTTCGTCGCCGATCTGCTGCTGACCGTGCTCGACCCCGGCCACGCACCCGAGCCGGTCTGCGAGCCGGTTCCGCTGGGTACGGGGATACCGCAGGTGATCATCGCGGGCAATTCCTGA
- a CDS encoding primosomal protein N': protein MPIARVLPLLTPAHLDRDFDYLVPAEMDELARPGVRVRVRFAGRLVDGYLLDRLAHSDHDGTLIPLERVVSGERVLTPEILRLVTAVASRYAGTRADVLRLAIPPRHARAENGGAKKAAGQGDSAAGGPEAAAADVPPIDADGAEAEVSGSSVATSVGPEADSAERPPVDTAGWARYLHGDSFVAALAAGRGVRAAWQALPGEDWARRLAELAAVVVRSGRGVILMVPDQRDLDRVLAECVALVGDTAVGLSAGLGPAARYRRWLAVLRGQARVVVGTRAAVFAPVADLGLVAIWDDGDDTYAEPRAPYPHAREVSMLRAHETGAAFVAAGFARTAEVQAVVDSGWAHDLVAERPVVRTAAPRISAPGDSDIALQRDPVARAVRIPAVAFAAARAALKEGAAVLVQVPRRGYVPALACSKCRTPARCRRCNGPLALPDAPDGAAHSPACRWCGVAETAFRCPVCASRALRAVVIGATRTAEELGRAFPGVPIRGSSAGAMLDSVEPGPQVVVATVGAEPVVRGGYGVALLLDGWALLGRADLRAGEDALRRWLNAAALVRSHGQVVVMAEPALPTVQALVRWDPVGHARAEVAERSEVGFPPAVRLAAVDGAAEAIRDLLAAATLPDGVEVLGPVPLPEGARKPFAGDSPAEVERVLLRVDRRAGAALARALTAAQAVRSTHRSDAPLRVQIDPVDIG from the coding sequence CTGCCGATCGCGCGGGTGCTGCCGCTGCTCACGCCCGCCCACCTCGACCGCGACTTCGACTACCTCGTCCCCGCCGAGATGGACGAGCTCGCCCGGCCCGGCGTGCGCGTGCGGGTGCGGTTCGCGGGGCGTCTGGTCGACGGGTACCTGCTGGACCGCCTCGCGCACAGCGACCACGACGGCACCCTCATCCCGCTCGAGCGCGTGGTCTCCGGCGAGCGGGTGCTCACCCCGGAAATCCTGCGATTGGTCACCGCCGTGGCGAGCCGGTACGCGGGTACCCGCGCCGACGTGCTGCGGCTGGCGATCCCGCCGCGACATGCGCGCGCCGAGAACGGGGGAGCGAAGAAGGCTGCGGGCCAAGGCGATTCGGCCGCGGGCGGGCCGGAAGCCGCCGCTGCGGACGTGCCACCCATCGATGCCGACGGGGCGGAGGCCGAGGTCTCGGGCTCGTCCGTCGCGACATCCGTTGGCCCGGAAGCTGATTCGGCCGAACGTCCCCCGGTCGACACGGCCGGGTGGGCGCGCTACCTGCACGGCGACTCCTTCGTCGCCGCACTCGCGGCGGGTCGCGGCGTGCGGGCGGCCTGGCAGGCGCTGCCGGGGGAGGACTGGGCGCGCAGGCTGGCCGAGTTGGCGGCGGTGGTGGTGCGGTCGGGACGCGGCGTGATCCTCATGGTGCCCGACCAGCGCGACCTCGATCGGGTGCTGGCGGAATGCGTTGCGCTGGTGGGGGATACGGCGGTGGGATTGTCGGCGGGGCTCGGGCCCGCGGCCAGGTACCGGCGCTGGCTGGCGGTGCTGCGCGGTCAGGCCAGGGTGGTGGTGGGGACGCGGGCGGCGGTGTTCGCTCCGGTCGCCGACCTCGGTCTCGTCGCGATCTGGGACGACGGTGACGACACCTACGCCGAGCCGCGCGCACCCTATCCGCACGCGCGGGAGGTCTCGATGCTGCGGGCGCACGAGACCGGCGCGGCGTTCGTGGCGGCCGGATTCGCGCGCACCGCCGAGGTGCAGGCGGTGGTCGATTCGGGGTGGGCCCACGATCTGGTCGCCGAACGGCCGGTGGTCCGCACGGCGGCGCCGCGGATCAGCGCGCCGGGGGACAGCGACATCGCCCTCCAGCGCGATCCGGTGGCGCGCGCGGTGCGGATTCCGGCGGTGGCGTTCGCGGCCGCCCGGGCGGCGCTGAAGGAAGGCGCCGCGGTGCTGGTGCAGGTGCCGCGGCGCGGTTACGTGCCCGCGCTGGCCTGCTCGAAATGCCGGACCCCCGCCCGCTGCCGGCGCTGCAACGGGCCACTGGCGCTGCCCGACGCGCCCGACGGCGCGGCCCACAGTCCGGCCTGCCGCTGGTGCGGCGTCGCCGAGACCGCGTTCCGCTGCCCGGTGTGCGCCTCGCGGGCGCTGCGCGCGGTGGTCATCGGCGCCACCCGCACCGCCGAAGAACTGGGCCGGGCCTTTCCCGGCGTGCCGATCCGCGGGTCGAGCGCCGGGGCGATGCTCGACAGCGTGGAACCGGGGCCGCAGGTCGTGGTGGCGACGGTCGGCGCCGAACCGGTGGTGCGCGGCGGGTACGGCGTCGCGCTGCTGCTGGACGGGTGGGCACTGCTCGGCCGCGCCGATCTGCGGGCCGGCGAGGATGCGCTGCGCCGATGGCTGAACGCCGCCGCGCTGGTGCGCTCGCACGGCCAGGTGGTCGTGATGGCCGAGCCCGCCCTGCCGACGGTGCAGGCGCTGGTGCGCTGGGATCCGGTCGGGCATGCGCGTGCGGAGGTGGCCGAGCGGTCCGAGGTCGGTTTCCCGCCCGCCGTGCGACTCGCGGCGGTCGACGGCGCGGCCGAGGCCATCCGGGATCTGCTGGCCGCCGCCACGCTGCCCGACGGGGTGGAGGTGCTCGGCCCCGTGCCGTTGCCCGAGGGCGCCCGCAAGCCGTTCGCCGGTGATTCGCCCGCCGAGGTCGAGCGGGTGTTGCTGCGCGTCGACCGGCGAGCCGGGGCGGCGCTGGCACGCGCGCTCACCGCCGCGCAGGCGGTGCGCAGCACCCACCGGTCCGACGCGCCGCTGCGGGTGCAGATCGATCCCGTCGACATCGGCTGA
- the def gene encoding peptide deformylase: MTIQPVRLFGDPILRARASEVTEFDRELRQLVTDLTDTMHDDGGVGMAAPQIGVGLRVFVYDTGDAAGHLVNPTYTVVGDEEQVGPEGCLSIPGLRYDTRRALRVHVRGVDMHGAPVEFDADELLARCVQHETDHLDGVLFIDRLDPAARKEAMRAIRESDWFEAGITVRESQGVGQSGPFGRTR; the protein is encoded by the coding sequence GTGACCATCCAGCCCGTTCGCCTGTTCGGCGATCCCATCCTGCGCGCGCGTGCGTCGGAGGTCACCGAGTTCGATCGGGAATTGCGCCAGCTCGTCACCGACCTCACCGACACCATGCACGACGACGGCGGCGTCGGTATGGCCGCGCCGCAGATCGGTGTCGGGCTGCGGGTCTTCGTCTACGACACCGGCGACGCCGCCGGGCACCTGGTGAATCCCACCTACACCGTCGTCGGCGACGAGGAACAGGTCGGTCCCGAGGGCTGCCTGTCCATCCCCGGCCTGCGCTACGACACCCGGCGCGCGCTACGGGTGCACGTACGCGGTGTCGACATGCACGGGGCCCCCGTCGAATTCGACGCCGACGAGCTGCTGGCCCGCTGCGTGCAGCACGAGACCGACCACCTCGACGGTGTGCTGTTCATCGACCGGCTCGACCCGGCCGCCCGCAAGGAGGCGATGCGCGCCATCCGCGAGTCCGATTGGTTCGAGGCGGGCATCACCGTGCGCGAGAGTCAGGGCGTCGGCCAGTCCGGTCCGTTCGGACGGACCCGCTGA